The proteins below are encoded in one region of Thunnus maccoyii chromosome 24, fThuMac1.1, whole genome shotgun sequence:
- the LOC121892224 gene encoding SLIT and NTRK-like protein 1, whose protein sequence is MLLWIVLLNAALCVASGNVTRDVCKEQICSCNEIEGDLHIDCEKRSFTTLQHLTGPSSQFYHLLLHGNSLSRLFPNEFANFYNAVSLHLENNGLHDIVPGAFLGLQLVKRLHINNNKIRSFRKSTFLGLDDLEYLQADFNLLRDIDPAVFRDLNKLEVLILNDNLISALPINVFQHVPITHLDLRGNRIKTLPYEGILEQIPGIAEVLLEDNPWDCNCDLVSLKEWLENIPQNALIGSVICEAPTRLQGSDLNETSEADLCPSQSGGVDTSLVAPPTQDETSEPVAQAPRPTPYKPNGDSSGPPTPGGHGAKSRSKSRENWQLKTKPTPVLTGVNSDREHNVTCPQPCNCKLVGSRQGLGVNCEGKKIESLSNLKPKPLTAHELNMRDNNIHAVKKNQLLGYSSLNLLDLGGNNIKVIDNSTFQNQSELRWLYMDKNYLDTLIAEMFVGLVNLEYLSLEYNDIQLIVAGAFSPMPNLRVLFLNNNLLKSLPVDAFLGISLSKISLHNNYFPYLPVAGVLDQLNSIIQIDLHGNPWDCSCNIVPFKQWTEKLGADAIVSDLKCESPEEFWKRDFRYVRNDLMCPKLYDRISPTSLSKNSTFTLDSGTRSNSYLEPNRVSISVLVPGLLLVFVTSAFTVVGMLVFILRNRKRSKRREGNSSASEINSLQTVCDSSYWHSGPYHADGGAHRGFDCSTHLSTTNDA, encoded by the coding sequence ATGCTGCTTTGGATTGTTCTGCTGAATGCGGCTCTTTGTGTTGCTAGTGGAAACGTTACAAGGGACGTTTGTAAGGAGCAGATATGCTCTTGCAACGAGATCGAGGGAGATCTGCACATAGACTGCGAAAAAAGGAGCTTCACCACTCTGCAGCATTTGACTGGCCCGAGCTCTCAGTTTTATCACTTGCTGTTGCACGGGAATTCTCTATCCAGGCTATTTCCCAACGAGTTCGCCAACTTTTACAATGCTGTGAGCCTGCATTTGGAAAACAATGGTTTGCACGACATTGTCCCCGGCGCCTTTCTGGGATTGCAGCTGGTGAAAAGGCTTCACATCAATAACAATAAGATAAGATCATTCAGGAAGAGTACATTTCTGGGGTTAGACGACTTGGAATATCTCCAAGCTGATTTTAATCTATTAAGGGATATTGACCCCGCCGTTTTCAGGGACCTAAATAAACTTGAAGTGTTAATACTTAACGACAACCTCATCAGTGCGCTACCTATAAACGTGTTTCAACATGTGCCCATTACGCATCTCGACCTGCGGGGAAACCGAATCAAAACGTTGCCTTATGAGGGGATCCTTGAACAAATACCGGGCATTGCGGAGGTTTTGTTGGAGGACAACCCGTGGGACTGTAACTGCGACCTGGTTTCTCTTAAGGAATGGCTGGAGAACATACCGCAGAACGCGCTTATTGGGAGCGTGATATGCGAGGCTCCCACCAGGCTGCAAGGGAGCGACTTGAACGAGACGTCAGAAGCGGATCTGTGCCCTTCACAGAGCGGCGGCGTGGACACCAGCTTGGTCGCCCCTCCCACCCAGGACGAGACCTCGGAGCCTGTGGCCCAGGCCCCGCGTCCCACGCCTTACAAGCCCAATGGGGACTCCAGTGGGCCCCCTACGCCTGGAGGCCACGGAGCCAAGAGTCGCTCCAAATCTCGTGAGAACTGGCAGCTGAAAACTAAGCCCACTCCAGTGTTGACAGGTGTGAACAGCGACAGAGAGCACAACGTGACGTGTCCCCAGCCGTGCAACTGCAAGCTGGTCGGCTCCAGACAAGGGCTGGGGGTCAACTGTGAGGGCAAAAAGATCGAGAGTTTGTCTAACCTTAAACCTAAGCCCTTGACCGCTCACGAATTGAACATGAGAGATAACAACATACACGCAGTCAAAAAGAACCAGCTGCTTGGCTACTCCAGCCTCAACCTGCTTGATCTGGGTGGGAACAACATCAAGGTGATTGACAACAGCACTTTCCAAAACCAGAGCGAGCTGAGGTGGCTGTATATGGATAAGAACTACCTGGATACCCTGATAGCAGAGATGTTTGTGGGCCTTGTGAATCTGGAATATCTCAGTTTGGAATACAACGACATCCAGCTGATAGTGGCAGGTGCATTCAGCCCCATGCCAAATCTGAGGGTTCTGTTCCTCAACAACAACTTGCTGAAATCTTTGCCCGTGGATGCTTTCCTTGGGATTTCTTTATCCAAAATTAGTCTGCATAATAATTATTTCCCCTATCTCCCCGTGGCTGGCGTGTTAGACCAGCTCAATTCAATCATACAGATCGATTTGCACGGGAATCCGTGGGATTGCTCGTGCAACATCGTGCCCTTCAAACAGTGGACGGAGAAACTCGGGGCTGATGCGATAGTGAGTGATCTCAAGTGCGAGTCCCCAGAAGAGTTCTGGAAACGAGATTTCCGCTACGTCCGGAACGACCTCATGTGCCCCAAACTCTATGACAGAATCTCCCCCACCTCCCTGTCCAAAAACAGCACTTTCACCCTGGACTCGGGGACGCGCTCGAACTCTTATTTGGAGCCGAACAGGGTCTCCATCTCGGTGCTCGTCCCCGGGTTGCTGCTGGTGTTTGTCACGTCCGCTTTCACTGTTGTAGGAATGCTTGTCTTTATTTTGCGGAATCGAAAGAGATCAAAGCGGAGGGAGGGGAACTCTTCTGCGTCGGAGATCAATTCCTTACAGACAGTGTGTGACTCGTCTTATTGGCACAGCGGGCCTTATCACGCAGACGGGGGCGCGCACCGGGGTTTCGACTGCAGCACGCACCTCTCCACGACAAACGATGCGTAA